Sequence from the Thermococcus nautili genome:
CCTCGCCCTTATGAGGGCGTAGAGGCACTCCTGTAGGGCCGCATCGTAGTTCTCTTCCTCCTCAAAGATTTCCTCAAAGCTGAGGTGGGCCTCGACGAGAAGCTCGTTGTCGTTGAGAACCTTCGGCAGGACGCCGGCTATTATGGCCTTGCCCTTGTAGGTGTCGCCGGCCTCGAAGGTTATGTAGCCCCTGTGAATCTCAATCCTGAGGAGTTCCCTCTCGTCGCCGAGCTCCCTGTAGAGCTCCTCCGCCTTCTCGATTAGCTCGAGGGCCTTCTCGTACTCTTGGAGCTCCTCGTGAATCATGGCCATGCTGTAGTATATCCTCGCGGCGTGCTCGATGTTGCCTTTGGCGACCTCCTCTTCAAGGAGCGCCCTGAACAGCTCAAGGCTCTTTTCAAGTTCTCCGATGAGGTAGTAGAGGTCAGCCAGGTGGAACTTCAGCTCGAAGTCGTCGCTCTCCTTCGCGAGCTTCTCGAACTCCGAAATCTTGTCCTCGTTGAGTATCTCGTGGTAGTAGTAGAGCACGAGCTTGTAGAGCTCCCAGTCCTTGCACTCCTTCGCAAGTTTTTCGGCCTTCTCGAGGACCTCCTTAAGCTCCTCGTCGCTCAGGTCGTCCACCTTGTAGTAGAGAACCCTCCTGAGCTTTTCGCAGTTCTTCTCCTCGATGGCCTTCATAATCTCCTCCATGCTTTCACCCAGGTTTTCTAACGCGCCGATGTATTTAATTCTTTGGCTACCTTTTTAACCCCTCCGCGAGAGCTATGGACATGCTTCAGGTGATTTTTCTCGGCACCGGCGGGATAATGCCGACGCGTGAGAGGAACGTTCCAGCGGTGGCGCTCCGCTACAAGGGCGAGGTTATACTCTTCGACGTCGGCGAGGGCACGATAAGGCAGATGAACACCGCGAAGCTCAGTCCGATGAAGGTCGAGAAGATTTTCATCACCCACTTCCACGGCGACCACTACCTCGGGCTCGGCGGGTTGATTCAGACGATGAACCTCTGGAACCGGGAAAAGCCCCTCCACATCTACGGGCCGAAGTACACCTTCGAGTTCGTGCAGAACTTCATTAACAGCGGTTTCTTCAGGCCGGTTTTTGATATACACGTCCACGAGCTCGGTGAAACGAGGCTTAAGTTCGGGGACTACGAAATCTGGAGCTTCAAGGTCGAGCACGGGATTCCTGCTCTGGGATACGTCTTCAAGGAGAAGGACAAGCGAGGAAAGTTCCTGCCCGAGAAGCTTAAGCAGTACGGCCTCAAGCCCGGGCCGATGCTCGGAAAGCTTGAGAGGGAAGGCCAAATTGAGTGGAACGGCCGGATAATCCGCCTCGAAGACGTTACCGGACCGAGGAGGCGGGGGGTTAAGATAGTCTACACCGGCGACACCGAGCCAGCCGAGAGAGTGAGGCTCTTCTCAGAGAGGGCCGATTTGCTGATTCACGACGCCACTTACCTCAGCGATGAGGATAGGGGAGATAGCTACCACTCCACAGTTAAGGAGGCCTGTGAGACCGCGAAGAGCTCGAAGGTCAAGCTACTCGCCCTATTCCACAGGGCTTTCCGCTACACCTACGACGAATACCTGAGAGAGGCATCGAAGATATGCCGGGAATTCGGCGTGAACTTCGTCGTTCCGAGGGACTTCGACGTTTTAACGTACAAATCTGGCGAGTGGCAACTCCAGAGCCTTCTGGAGGGAGGAAGATGAACTACCTTCGCTACGTTAAGCTAATAGGCACGATGCACGTCTCGCCGAGGAGCAGGGAGGAGGTCATCAGGACGATACTAGAGGAGAGGCCACACGCAGTCGCGATAGAGCTCGACAGGGCACGCTTCCTGGGAATGGAGCGGAACGTCGAGCTGACGCTTGAAGATTCACTCAGAATGGGCAGGGCTGGATTGATAAACTACGCTTTGGCCAAGGTCGAAGAAAAGCTCGGCGAGACCTTCGGAATGGCACCCGGCGAGGAGATGAAGGCCGCGATAGAGTCGGCGAAGCTGTTGGGAATCCCGCTATACCTGATTGACGAGGACATCAGCGTAATCCTCTCCAAGATTTCCTCGGCACCCTTCAGGGAGAAGCTCCTCATGGCGCTCGAGGGTTTAAGCGTTTTCCTGCCCCTCGGAAAGGCCGAGATAGGCGACCCGATGGAGGAGTACAGGACGATGATGGTCGAGTTCAGGCGTCGCTACCCCTACCTCTACCGCGTCCTCGTCGAGGAGCGCAACGAGGTGATGGCGAGAAACCTGATGGCGATAGTGGACTCACTCCTCGCGCGGGGGATTAAACGGCCTAAAGTTATAGCCGTCGTCGGCCTCGGGCACAAGCCCGGCATCGAGAGGATTCTGAACGGACGTTACTTTTATATGGAGAAGTGAGGAAAATTTTCGGGGATTGGCCATGAGGGACAGGCTTGAGAAGATGCTGAACGTGGAAATACTCGACATTGAGGAGACCGACGATAAGATTATCGTCTACGTTCCCGCTGATAAGGTTAGAATCGCGGTCGGGAGCGGTGGTGCGGCCGTCAAAGCTGCCGAGCTCGTAATCGGCAAGAAGATTGAAGTCCGCGCCAAGGAATGAACCACCACCTCAGGTGATACCTTGGGGAAAGGTTAAATAAGTTAAAGCGGAGTTTCTTCGGTGGTGCTTATGGAGTACAAGAGACCCTTCGGCGTCAGGATTGATGAGAACGGAGTCATCCCCGGGGCGAAGAAGCTCGTTAGAAGGCTCAGCGACATGAGGGGCTACTTCTACGACGAGAAGGCCTACGAGGAGCTTCTCAAAGAGGACCCCGTTGTTTACGAGGTCTACGCGGTTGAGCAGGAGGAGAAGGACGGCGACCTCAACTTCGCGACGACAATACTCTATCCGGGCAAAGTTGGTAAGGAGTTCTTCTTCACTAAGGGCCACTTCCACGCGAAAGCGGACAGGGCCGAAATCTACTACGCCCTCAAGGGGAAGGGCGGAATGCTCCTCCAGACGCCGGAAGGGGAAGTTGAGTGGGTTCCAATGGAGCCGGGAACTGTCGTTTATGTTCCTCCATACTGGGCGCACAGGACGGTGAACACCGGCGACGAGCCTTTCATCTTCCTCGCGATATACCCGGCAGACGCGGGCCACGACTACGGCTCGATAAAGGAGAAGGGCTTCGCCAAGCTCGTCGTCGAGGAGAACGGCGAGGTCAAGCTGATAGACAACCCGCGCTGGAAGTGAGCGAAACCCTTATTAGGTTTCTCCTCTTTTTCACTCTCGGTGATACATAATGTGGGACGGGCTTTACGCTTCTGCCTTCGAGAGGGTTAGGGCTAAGGTAGGCAACGTTAAGGGCGTTCTCCTGGCCTACAACACCAACATCGACGCCATCAAATACCTCAAAAAGAGCGACCTCGAGGCGAGGGTTGAAAAGGCTGGAAAGGAAGAAGTCCTCCGCTACTCCGAGGAACTGCCCGAGAAGATAACGAGCGTTCCCCAGTTGCTCGGCTCAATCCTCTGGAGCGTCAGGAGGGGCAAGGCGGCTGAGCTGTTCGTCGAGAGCTGTCCCGTCCGCTTCTACATGAGGCGCTGGGGCTGGGACGAGCTCAGGATGGGCGGTCAGGTCGGCATAATGGCCAACCTCCTCGGGGGAGTTTACGGGATTCCTGTTGTGGCGCACGTTCCCCAGCTCTCGAAGCTCCAGGCGGGCCTCTTCAAGGACGGGCCGATTTACGTGCCCAAGGTCGAAAACGGTGAGCTCAGGCTCGTCCACCCGAGGGACTTCGATGGCGACGAGGAGAGCTGCATACATTTCATCTACGAGTTTCCCAGGGGCTTCAGGGTTCTTGACTTCGAGGCCCCGCGCGAAAACCGCTTCATAGGTGCCGCCGACGACTACAACACCACCCTCTTCATCCGCGACGAGTTCAGGGAGCACTTTGACGAGATTGCATCCGGCGTCAGCCTCGCGGTAATCAGCGGGCTTCAGGCCCTGACCAAGGACAACTACCGTGAGCCCTTTGAGACGATAAGGGAGCACCTGAAGGTTCTCAACGAGAAGAACATTCCCGCCCACCTCGAGTTCGCCTTTACTCCGGACGAAACCGTTCGGAAGGCCATCCTCGACCTGCTTCCCGCTTTCTGGAGCGTCGGCCTGAACGAGGTCGAGCTGGCCTCGATAATGGAAGTGATGGGCGAGAAGAATTTGGCGGAAAAGCTCCTCGCAAACGACCCCGTTGACCCGATTGCGGTCACCGAAGCGATGCTCAAGCTGGCTGAGCTCGGCGTTAAGAGGATTCACTTCCACACCTACGGCTACTACCTCGCGCTGACCGCTTACAGGGGCGAGTTCATTCGCGATGCGCTGCTCTTCGCGGCTTTAGCGGCGGCGGCGAAGGCCAAGCTCGGCGACGTTCCCTCGATAGACGAGATAGTCAGGGCCATGGACGTGCCCGTGAACGAGAGGGCAAAACCTGTCGAGAAAGCCCTTGCCAGTGAGTACGGGATGAGAAACGGCATAGCTGAGGTCAACGGTTATCAGCTCGCCTTCGTTCCGACCAAGATAGTGGCCAAACCGAAGTCAACCGTCGGCATAGGCGACACCATATCGAGCTCGGCCTTCGTCGGGGAGTTCGCCCTCCGCTGAGGACAAGTTTTTAATCTTTTTCCCTTAAATATTTCCTGAATTCAAACTTTTGGAGGTGATGCTTTGCTACTTGAGGCGCCGGTTTATAAGGAGCTCTTCGGGGCGGTTGAAATATACGAGGTTCAGAAGGTCATAAAGCTGGACAGCGAGACGAGGGACGTTGGAACCTTCACCGTCAGGAACGTTCCCAGGGAGGACATCTACCGAATCCTCGAGGATATAGCGATAGTAGTCCCGATGAAGGACGAGAAGCTTCAGCTCGTCGACGGCGTGCTCAAGGCCATTCCGCACCAGTGCCCGATAATAATCGTCTCGAACAGCAAGCGGGAGGGGCCGAACCTCTTCAAGCAGGAGGTGGATTTGGTAAAACACTTCTACAACCTCACGCGCTCGCGGATAATAATGGTCCACCAGAAGGACCCGGGCCTGGCCAAGGCCTTCAAAAAGACGGGCTACACAGGGATACTCGACGGCGACTCGGTGAGGAGCGGTAAGGGGGAGGGCATGCTAATCGGCCTGCTCCTCGCGAAAGCCATTGGCGCGAAATACGTTGGCTTCGTCGATGCCGACAACTACATTCCAGGCTCCGTGAACGAGTACGTCAAGGACTACGCCGCTGGTTTTCTCATGAGCGAGAGCGACTACACGATGGTCAGGCTGAGCTGGCGCCACAAGCCCAAGGTGACGACGAAGGGGCTCTACTTCAAGAAGTGGGGGCGCGTAAGCGAGATAACCAACCGCTACATGAACGAGCTCTTTGGGGTCGCCACCAACTTCGAGACCAACATCATAGCGACGGGAAACGCCGGCGAGCACGCGATGAGCATAAAGCTCGCGGAGATAATGCCCTTTGCAACGGGCTACGCCATAGAGCCCTACGAGCTGGTCTACCTCTTCGAGACCTTCGGAAGGTGGGGTAAAGGTAAGGAAGAGGTCTACGACCAGGGCGTTGAGGTCTTCCAGATTGAGACCCTTAATCCCCACCTCCACGAAGACAAGGGGCAGGAGCACGTGAAGGACATGATTCTAAGCTCCCTCGGGACGATATACCACTCTGAACTCGCCACCGAGAGCCTAAAGAGGAGAATCCTTGAAGAGCTCCGCATTCACGGCCTCCTCGGCGAGAACGAGGAACCCCCGAAGCCCAAAGTTATGCCCCCCGTTGAGGGAGTGGACGTGAGCGAGTGGATGAAAACCCTCGAGGACGAGGCTGAGACGCTCCTCGAGTTCGAGGTGTGAGCGTTGATTCGGGTCATCTTCCTCGACCTCGACGGAACCCTCCTGGGAAGCGATTACTCGCCCGAAGGGGCCCGTCCCGTCATTGGGGAGCTCCTGAGGCGGGGCTACGAGGTCGTTGTGAACACCTCAAAGACCCGCTTTGAAGTCGAGTACTACCTGAGAGCCTGGAACCTTGAGAAGCCCTTCGTGGTTGAAAACGGGAGCGCGGTCTACGTTCCGGTCAACTACCTCCCTCCCAAGGTCGTCGGTGAGTTCGGGGTGAAACGCGGAAAGTACCGCGTGATTGAGCTCGGGAGGCCCTATTCAGAGATAAAGCGCGCGCTCGACGAACTGTCCCCTGAGTACGGGCTCAAGTACTACGGCAACTCAACCCTCGACGAGGTTAAGGCCTTCACGGGCCTGCCAGAGGAGCTCGCAGAGCTCGCGATGAAGCGCGAATACAGCGAGACGGTATTCAGGTGGGCAAAAAATGGGTTCGAGGCGGAGCTTGAAAAGATTGGATTTAGAGTAAGCATGGGGACGAGGTTCCTGAACGTCACCGGCAACACAGACAAGGGTAAGGGGGCCAGTGCTCTCCTCGAACTCTACTCTCTCCTCGGCGGGGTTGAGAGCTACGCGCTTGGGGACGGCGAGAACGACTTTCCCCTGTTTGAGGTCGTTGATAACGCTTTCATAGTTGGGAACCTCTCCCACCCAAAGGCTAAGCATATAAGCTCGATTGAAGAACTCCTGGGGGTGATACCGTGAAAACCGTAATCCTTGCGGGAGGAAAGGGAACGAGGCTGTGGCCCCTGAGCAGGGAGCTGATGCCAAAGCAGTTCGTCCGCTTCCTCGACGATAGGAGCCTCTTCCAGAAGACCGTTGAGAGGGCACTTCTCTTCTCAAAGCCGAGCGAGATATTCATTGTAACAAACAGAAACTACCGCTTCCGCGTTCTGGACGACTTAAGGGAGCTGGGCGTTGAAATCCCCGAGGACAACATCCTCCTTGAACCGAGCGCCAGGAACACCCTGCCGGCCATCCTCTGGGCGACGCTCAGGATAGAGGAGGAGTTTGGGAACTCGGTCGTTGCGGTTTTACCAAGCGACCACCTCATAGAGGTCAACGAGGCCTACGAGAGGGCCTTTGAGAACGCTGAGAGGCTGGCTAAAAACCACCTCGTCACCTTCGGAATCAAGCCGACCAGACCACACACGGGCTACGGCTACATAAAGCCGGGCGAGAAGATTGAAGAGAACGGAAGGATAATCGGATACACGGTTTCAGAGTTCAAGGAGAAGCCCGACCTCGAGACGGCAAAGCGCTACGTCGAAAGCGGTTACTACTGGAACAGCGGGATGTTCGCGTTCTCAAGCTCGCTTTTCATTGAGGAGGTTCAGAAGCACGCCTCCGACGTCTGGGAGGCCTTTGAGGAGAGCGGTGACATAGAGGAGGCCTACAACCGCGTCCCGGAGATAAGCATAGACTACGGCGTCATGGAGAAGACAGACAAAGCGGCAGTCGTTCCCCTCAACACGAAGTGGAGCGACCTTGGAAGCTTCGACGCCATCTACGAGGTCCTTGAGAAGGACTCCGACGGGAACGCGGTCAGGGTTCGCGGAAAGAAGGGCTACCACGTCGGCGTCAATTCAAGGAACAATCTCATAATGACCGAGAGGCTCACCGCGACTGTTGGCGTTGAGGACTTGATAATCATAGACACTGGTGATGCATTGCTCGTGGCGAAAAAGGGCGAGAGCCAGCGCGTCAAGGAGGTCTACAAGGCACTTAAGGAGCTCGGCGACGAGCGCGTCATCGTCCACAGAACAGCTTACCGGCCCTGGGGAAGCTACACAGTGCTTGAAGAAGGCGACCGCTACAAGATAAAGCGCCTGACCGTTCTGCCGGGCAAGAAGCTCTCCCTCCAGATGCATTACCACCGCTCCGAGCACTGGGTCGTGGTCAGGGGAACCGCCAAGGTCATCGTCGGGGATAGGGAGATACTCCTCCGGCCCGGGGAGAGCACGTTCATTCCCGCTGGCGTTAAGCACCGCCTTGAGAACCCGGGAAAGGTCGTTCTGGAGGTCATAGAGACCCAGATTGGTGAGTACCTCGGCGAGGACGACATAGTTCGCTTTGACGACGAGTTCGGGAGGGTCTGAGATGGGAAAGCTGTTCGGAACCTTCGGCGTCCGCGGGATAGCCAACGAGAAGATAACGCCCGAGTTCGCGCTCAAGATGGGCATGGCCTTCGGGACGATGCTCAAGCGCGAGGGAAGGAAGAAACCGCTGGTCGTCGTCGGCAGGGACACGAGGGTGAGCGGTGAGATGCTGAAGAACGCGCTCATCAGCGGACTCCTCAGTGTCGGCTGTGACGTCATCGACGTGGGAATAGCACCCACTCCTGCAATACAGTGGGCCACCAACCACTTCAAGGCCGACGGCGGGGCGGTTATTACGGCCAGCCACAATCCACCGGAGTACAACGGCATAAAGCTCCTCGAGCCAAATGGAATGGGCCTCAAGAAGGAGCGCGAAGCGGTCGTTGAGGAAATATTCTTTGCCGAGGACTTCGACAGGGCGAAGTGGGACGAGATTGGTGAGGTTCGCGAGGAGGACATCATCAAGCCCTACATCGAGGCGATAAAGAGCAGGGTGGACGTTGAGGCAATCAGGAAGAGAAGGCCCTTCGTTGTCGTTGACACCTCCAACGGCGCCGGTTCTCTAACACTCCCGTATCTCCTGCGGGAGCTCGGCTGTAAAGTTGTGAGCGTCAACGCCCACCCGGACGGCCACTTCCCGGCCAGAAACCCGGAGCCGAACGAGGAGAACCTCAAGGACTTCATGAAGATTGTTAAGGCCCTCGGTGCCGACTTCGGCGTTGCCCAGGACGGCGACGCGGACAGGGCGGTGTTCATAGACGAGAACGGGCGCTTCATCCAGGGTGACAAGACCTTCGCCCTCGTTGCCGATGCGGTTCTCAGGGAAAACGGCGGCGGTCTGCTCGTGACAACGATAGCGACCTCGAACCTGCTCGATGACATTGCGAAGAAGAACAACGCGAAGGTTATGCGCACGAAGGTTGGAGACCTCATCGTCGCGAGGGCTTTGCTTGAGCACAACGGAACCATCGGCGGCGAGGAGAACGGTGGCGTCATCTTCCCTGACTTCGTCCTCGGAAGGGACGGGGCGATGACGACTGCAAAGATAGTCGAGATTTTCGCGAAGAGCGGAAAGAAGTTCAGCGAGCTGATTGATGAGCTGCCGAAGTACTACCAGTTCAAGACGAAAAGGAAAGTTGAAGGCGACAGGAAGGCGATAGTTGCCAAGGTTGCCGAGCTCGCTAGGGCGAGGGGTTACGAGATAGACACCACCGACGGGACGAAGATACTCTTCCCCGACGGTTGGGTTCTGGTTAGGGCCAGCGGAACCGAGCCGATAATAAGGATTTTCAGCGAAGCGAAGAGCGAGGAGAAGGCCAGGGAGTACCTTGAGCTCGGGTTGAAGTTGCTGGAGGAAGCCCTCTAAGGTATTTTCTTTTTATTAACAGTTTTCTGCAGGAGTTGTTCTTAGCTCTTATATCTAACAGTTGGGATTATTTAGATGTTTGAACCAAAACCCTTTAATTATAATTCTCTGTAAGAATTCATGTCTAATGCTTAATAAGATAGCAACTAATCTGTTGTGATTGGTCAGGGACGTTGGCAATCGGCCCCAATACGTTGCACGTGGAGGTGTTTGAATGAAGAAATCAAGCGGAAGGCGTTTTCTCCTGTTTATATTTGTGTCCATTTTAGCCTTGATTTTTGTACCGAGCACTGCTTCCCTTTCCGAAACATCGGCCCCTTACTGGTTTCATCAGGGCTCGTTCGTTGAGTATAAAGCCGTTAGCTATCATCGCAACGGTGGAGGATTTGTTTTCAATGCAAGCGGAGTCCCTGTGTCCGTAACCGGTCCAAATATAACCGTGATTTTCAAGGTACTTAACGTAACCGGAGATATTGCGAGGGTGAAGGTTATTCTATCCGTGAGTACAGGCAATGTAACATTTGCGCCCGTTACGGTGTTTTATCCGGCCAATGGGACTTTCAAACCCTTCTGGAATGCGAGCGATGTCATCAATGTGACGAGAATGTCCAACAATTTAACAAGAGTCGTACTCAAGTCCCTTACCGTGGGTGGGGAATACGAGATAAAACTCAGCGCTGGATGGGTGTATGACCTCCACGGAAACCCTTACGGCCATACGGTTCTATGGGATGGATTCACTAAAAACGAAACGTTTGCGTTATACTATGGTAAGAGAGTGGTTATAACCGAGGTTAAAATAATTAATGCGACCCTAAATACTTACTATTCGAGCTTTCCAAAGCCCAACCTCTTGGTTCACAGCACTCGTGTTGTGGCACCCGATGGACAGATTTCGTTTTTTGATGCCTTTTATAGCCCTGGCTACAGAATATGTCTGTCTTTCATAATGGACCCGATACCAGATTTTCATGCCGTCGGTATCTACGGCTTTATGTGGACGGACGATAGAGCGCTGGCTATAGATAAGAAACTGAACTTGAACTATAAAATAGTCAACGGAGTCTGGCCACAGGGGGTTATACTGGCCAATGTCACTCTGGGGGAATCCACGACTCCAGTGGTGTCACCTCCCGAACCATCAAAAGCCAGGTATCTCCTGCCCATCGCTGTCGGAATAGCGGTGGTTGCTGGGGTTGTAACATACCGTAGGGGGCGGTAAAATGGGTAGAAGGATAACCCTACTTTCTTGGGAGTTGAACGACCCTATACGGGTTCTGATAACCACTTTGGGGATTCTCGTGACTGGCTATATCTTCCAGCATAGCCTTCTTACCAGCACCGGGGAGATTGGAACTGTCTCGACTTCTGTAAATGGGCTTAACTCAATGAGCGGTTTTGTGATAGCCCGCGCCATAACCTCGGAAGATTTCTGGATTATCGCCACATTCTTCATCGCGATGCTGGTGACGTTGACGTTTCGTGCGGGTATAGAGGGTAGGTATGAATTAACAACATACTCGCTCCCGTATTCCAAGTCAGAGATTTTTGCCGTGAAACTGCTGGTCTCCTTTTTACTGTCCCTCCTGGTCGTGTTTGTCCCGTTCTTTGTTCTGGTCTCCATTAACTTTGCAGAAACACCCAAGTTCGTTCTCTCCCTCTTTACGGGGGAGCGCTTTATGGCCCTGTTGATTGTGGTTTTTATGGCAATTTTCTACATCCTTTCACTAACGCTGTTTTTGTCGGTGACTTTGAGAAACATGTTTGCGGTGCTCGTTTTTGCGTTCCCGCTCCTCGTTATCCCTTACTTCGTGACCGCGAATCTTCCACCGGGGAACCTCCTCCGGGAAACGGCCGTAAGCATATCGACTGGTGAATACTTCACACTCTCACAATTTCTCCTTCAACCGCGCTTTGTGGTAGGGGGCCTTGTCGTGCCCCTTATGCTTACGTTGGTGTCCTTCGTGATAATCCTATGGAGGGACGTTAGATGAGGCATCGCATGATAGTTTCTCTGGTGTTTGTCCTTGGGATTCTCTTCCTCCTCCCGGTAATTGAGTTTTCGCAGATTCACAAAACGGTATGGCCGGGGGGCGTTTACCCTGTTTCTGGTAGCGGGGGAGCGCAGTTTAACTCCCCCGGATGGGCAATGCTTAACCTGACCTGTAACGGTAAGAGTGGACGTGTGGTAGTGGAGGACGATGTAACCGGCCGTGTCCTGTTGAACTCCACTGTCCTGGGTCACGCTCAGTTCGAGATAGTCCTTCCCCACGCCGGTGATTACAGTATCTACGGTTCAAACAACAATGAGTCTCTTGTCTGCACTGACCAGGTCTGGAAGCCCTACGCAACCACGACTGTCCAAGACGTTTCATATCTGGGTTCCTCGGTGATGTTTTTACTTTTTGCAATATTGTTAGTAATGTCGCGTTAATATCGATAGATAGTTGAACCAAAATCGCTAAATATAATTACGACAACAGTGCATAATGCAACTTCAATATGGGTGGAGTCTCAGCCCATGCAGGAAAATGGACGTTGGTATGTTGGAATAGACCTTATTCCAATATGTTGGGTACAGCAATGAAGTAACAGTTGCTTCCGTCGGTATTTCACCGGAGGGCGTATAACTACAGGAGGAATGCTTAATGAAGAAGGGCGTATTCCCTCTCCTGATTTTGCTTTTCTTCCTTTTCCCGGCGTCCTTCGCAACTGCGACTCCATACTGGGTTAAACCGGGTTCTCAACTGGTGTACTTTGCTAACGGAACAACATCCAATGCCTATGGTGGTGGGGCATATTATCAAAGGGATGGCTGTGTTGCTAACGTTGGTTTCCAGAGTGCGTATGTTGTTTTTAAAGTCGTTAACCTATCCAATAATTGGGTGACTGTTAATGTTACCGTCGTATTCTACGGGGACAAGTCCCTTAAATGGCCGTTCTCGGAGGTTTATGCGTATTACCCCGCAACATGTGCCCCTCCATTTCCTAATCCTCTTAATACTACCCCCTATTCCCGCAATAATGTTTCGCTTAAATGGTCTGACTACGGGACTAAGCTGGTTCTCCACGGGACTTACAGGGTATACCTTCCCACTGGCATAGTGTATTCAACTGATGGCCGTGCCTATGGGCACACGATACTATTTGACTTGTATCCCGTTTCTAATAACAGCTACGTGTTTCTCGATAGAAAGCGTCTCTCCTTTAGCGAAGTCCGTATTCTGAACTCGACGACGTATGTGACGTATTACCGTAACTTTACTGGGCCAAACGTCCTCCTCATGAGTGAACCAACTAACTTTACCGACCCAAGTGGGGCAATTGCATTTCTGAGAACACTTGCCGTATTTAATCCCGGCAACGACATAACACTGGGCTTCATGGGTGTCGTTCCAGACCTTGAGGCGTCTCTCGGAATCAGTGTTGTTACAGTGCTGGATAACATGGCCAAGCGTCAAAAACCCAAGTTCTCCGGAGAGGAACTACAGAGGGCCGTTGCTCCCGGACTCATCCTGTATAATGTTAGCATTCCCAAAAGTCCGAATTCAGAAACTCCGCCTTCCGTTCAACTCGCAGTGGCTCCCGCTCTTTCCAAGGTATGGGCTGTTAGTGCGGTTGTTGCTATCGTATTCCTCATCGGTGTTTTCGCATTAAAGAGGGGGTGAGCCTATGAATAAGTTTCGGACATTACTCGCCTGGGAACTTAGCGACTCTTTGAGATTGATAATTTTCCTTCTTGGAATTCCCTCTCTAACTTATCTTCTGGC
This genomic interval carries:
- a CDS encoding mannose-1-phosphate guanylyltransferase/mannose-6-phosphate isomerase, which gives rise to MKTVILAGGKGTRLWPLSRELMPKQFVRFLDDRSLFQKTVERALLFSKPSEIFIVTNRNYRFRVLDDLRELGVEIPEDNILLEPSARNTLPAILWATLRIEEEFGNSVVAVLPSDHLIEVNEAYERAFENAERLAKNHLVTFGIKPTRPHTGYGYIKPGEKIEENGRIIGYTVSEFKEKPDLETAKRYVESGYYWNSGMFAFSSSLFIEEVQKHASDVWEAFEESGDIEEAYNRVPEISIDYGVMEKTDKAAVVPLNTKWSDLGSFDAIYEVLEKDSDGNAVRVRGKKGYHVGVNSRNNLIMTERLTATVGVEDLIIIDTGDALLVAKKGESQRVKEVYKALKELGDERVIVHRTAYRPWGSYTVLEEGDRYKIKRLTVLPGKKLSLQMHYHRSEHWVVVRGTAKVIVGDREILLRPGESTFIPAGVKHRLENPGKVVLEVIETQIGEYLGEDDIVRFDDEFGRV
- the glmM gene encoding phosphoglucosamine mutase, whose protein sequence is MGKLFGTFGVRGIANEKITPEFALKMGMAFGTMLKREGRKKPLVVVGRDTRVSGEMLKNALISGLLSVGCDVIDVGIAPTPAIQWATNHFKADGGAVITASHNPPEYNGIKLLEPNGMGLKKEREAVVEEIFFAEDFDRAKWDEIGEVREEDIIKPYIEAIKSRVDVEAIRKRRPFVVVDTSNGAGSLTLPYLLRELGCKVVSVNAHPDGHFPARNPEPNEENLKDFMKIVKALGADFGVAQDGDADRAVFIDENGRFIQGDKTFALVADAVLRENGGGLLVTTIATSNLLDDIAKKNNAKVMRTKVGDLIVARALLEHNGTIGGEENGGVIFPDFVLGRDGAMTTAKIVEIFAKSGKKFSELIDELPKYYQFKTKRKVEGDRKAIVAKVAELARARGYEIDTTDGTKILFPDGWVLVRASGTEPIIRIFSEAKSEEKAREYLELGLKLLEEAL